One Hordeum vulgare subsp. vulgare chromosome 4H, MorexV3_pseudomolecules_assembly, whole genome shotgun sequence DNA window includes the following coding sequences:
- the LOC123451017 gene encoding CLAVATA3/ESR (CLE)-related protein 25-like gives MGGIGGGRCWTSGLALLACAVLLSAMMANGIRTGAAGGMGAPGPAAAAAQAATLVAAPPVAAAETTPPSEGAAFEDPYKDSKRKVPNGPDPIHNRRARWGDAPAKRV, from the exons ATGGGCGGCATTGGTGGTGGTCGATGCTGGACCAGTGGCCTGGCCTTGCTCGCCTGCGCCGTGCTCCTGTCGGCGATGATGGCGAACGGCATTAGGACCGGGGCAGCTGGTGGCATGGGTGCTCCTGGTCCGGCTGCTGCCGCGGCACAGGCTGCCACCCTAGTCGCGGCTCCCCCCGTCGCTGCCGCCGAGACGACACCGCCTTCGGAGGGAGCTGCATTCGAAGATCCATACAAGGACAGCAAGAGGAAGGTGCCGAACGGGCCCGATCCGATTCACAATAG GAGAGCCAGATGGGGAGATGCACCGGCAAAGAGAGTGTAG